A single Clavibacter nebraskensis NCPPB 2581 DNA region contains:
- the rpmC gene encoding 50S ribosomal protein L29 translates to MAIGSKELAPVELDTFEDERLVEELKKAKEELFNLRFQSATGQLDSHGRLRAVKRDIARIYTVIRERELGIRATPAPVEVPEKAEKKKATKKAATADDAAVTEKAEEA, encoded by the coding sequence ATGGCGATCGGTTCCAAGGAGCTCGCCCCCGTCGAGCTGGACACTTTCGAGGACGAGCGACTCGTCGAAGAGCTGAAGAAGGCCAAGGAGGAGCTGTTCAACCTGCGCTTCCAGTCGGCCACCGGTCAGCTCGACAGCCACGGCCGCCTCCGCGCGGTCAAGCGCGACATCGCTCGGATCTACACGGTCATCCGCGAGCGCGAGCTGGGCATCCGTGCCACGCCCGCCCCCGTCGAGGTCCCCGAGAAGGCCGAGAAGAAGAAGGCGACGAAGAAGGCCGCGACGGCCGACGACGCCGCCGTCACCGAGAAGGCTGAGGAGGCTTGA
- the rplP gene encoding 50S ribosomal protein L16: MLIPRKVKHRKQHHPGRTGHATGGTVVSFGEYGIQALTPAYVTNRQIESARIAMTRHVKRGGNVYINIFPDRPLTKKPAETRMGSGKGSVEWWVANVKPGRVLFELSGVDEATAREALTRAIHKLPLKARIIKREEGDA; encoded by the coding sequence ATGTTGATCCCCCGCAAGGTCAAGCACCGCAAGCAGCACCACCCGGGTCGTACCGGCCACGCGACCGGCGGCACCGTCGTCTCGTTCGGCGAGTACGGCATCCAGGCCCTCACGCCCGCCTACGTCACCAACCGCCAGATCGAGTCCGCTCGAATCGCCATGACGCGTCACGTGAAGCGCGGCGGGAACGTGTACATCAACATCTTCCCGGACCGCCCGCTCACCAAGAAGCCCGCCGAGACCCGCATGGGTTCCGGAAAGGGCTCGGTCGAGTGGTGGGTCGCCAACGTCAAGCCGGGTCGCGTGCTCTTCGAGCTCTCCGGCGTCGACGAGGCCACGGCGCGCGAGGCGCTCACCCGGGCCATCCACAAGCTGCCCCTCAAGGCACGCATCATCAAGCGCGAGGAAGGCGACGCATAA
- the rpsH gene encoding 30S ribosomal protein S8: MTMTDPVADMLTRLRNANSAHHDTVSMPHSKLKSHIADILKSEGFIAGWDVADARVGQTLTLSLKFGPDRERSIRGIKRVSKPGLRVYAKSAEIPQVLGGLGVAILSTSSGLLTDRQAAKKGVGGEVLAYVW; this comes from the coding sequence ATGACAATGACCGACCCGGTCGCTGACATGCTGACCCGACTCCGGAACGCGAACTCCGCGCACCACGACACGGTCTCCATGCCGCACTCCAAGCTCAAGTCGCACATCGCCGACATCCTCAAGTCCGAGGGCTTCATCGCCGGCTGGGACGTCGCGGACGCCCGCGTCGGCCAGACGCTGACGCTCAGCCTCAAGTTCGGTCCCGACCGCGAGCGCTCCATCCGGGGCATCAAGCGCGTGTCGAAGCCCGGACTGCGCGTGTACGCGAAGTCCGCGGAGATCCCCCAGGTCCTCGGTGGCCTCGGGGTCGCCATCCTGTCCACCTCCTCGGGTCTCCTCACGGACCGCCAGGCTGCGAAGAAGGGCGTGGGTGGGGAAGTCCTCGCCTACGTGTGGTAA
- the rpsQ gene encoding 30S ribosomal protein S17, with translation MANAEEKNTADTATADRGYRKSRRGYVTSDKMDKTIVVEVEDRVKHPLYGKVIRRTSKVKAHDEANTAGIGDLVLINETRPLSASKRWRLVEILEKAK, from the coding sequence ATGGCGAACGCCGAAGAGAAGAACACGGCTGACACCGCGACGGCCGACCGCGGCTACCGCAAGTCCCGTCGTGGCTACGTCACCAGCGACAAGATGGACAAGACCATCGTCGTCGAGGTCGAGGACCGCGTGAAGCACCCGCTGTACGGCAAGGTCATCCGCCGCACCTCCAAGGTCAAGGCGCACGACGAGGCGAACACCGCCGGCATCGGCGACCTGGTCCTGATCAACGAGACCCGTCCCCTCAGCGCCTCCAAGCGCTGGCGCCTGGTCGAGATCCTCGAGAAGGCCAAGTAG
- the tuf gene encoding elongation factor Tu, whose protein sequence is MGKAKFERTKPHVNIGTIGHVDHGKTTLTAAISKVLADKYPSATNVQRDFASIDSAPEERQRGITINISHVEYETPKRHYAHVDAPGHADYIKNMITGAAQMDGAILVVAATDGPMAQTREHVLLAKQVGVPYLLVALNKSDMVDDEEILELVELEVRELLSSQDFDGDNAPVVKVSGLKALEGDEKWVEQIVKLMDAVDDSIPEPVRDKDKPFLMPVEDVFTITGRGTVVTGRAERGTLAINSDVEIVGIRPTVKTTVTGIEMFHKQLDEAWAGENCGLLLRGTKREDVERGQVIVKPGSVTPHTDFEGTAYILSKEEGGRHNPFYANYRPQFYFRTTDVTGVITLPEGTEMVMPGDTTDMNVALIQPIAMEEGLGFAIREGGRTVGAGTVTKIVK, encoded by the coding sequence GTGGGTAAGGCCAAGTTCGAGCGGACCAAGCCGCACGTCAACATCGGAACGATCGGTCACGTCGACCACGGCAAGACGACGCTGACGGCAGCGATCTCCAAGGTCCTGGCGGACAAGTACCCGTCGGCGACCAACGTGCAGCGCGACTTCGCGTCCATCGACTCCGCTCCCGAGGAGCGCCAGCGCGGCATCACGATCAACATCTCGCACGTCGAGTACGAGACGCCCAAGCGTCACTACGCTCACGTCGACGCCCCGGGTCACGCTGACTACATCAAGAACATGATCACGGGCGCCGCCCAGATGGACGGCGCGATCCTCGTGGTCGCCGCCACCGACGGCCCCATGGCGCAGACGCGCGAGCACGTGCTGCTCGCGAAGCAGGTCGGCGTGCCGTACCTGCTCGTCGCGCTCAACAAGTCCGACATGGTCGACGACGAGGAGATCCTCGAGCTCGTCGAGCTCGAGGTCCGCGAGCTGCTGTCCAGCCAGGACTTCGACGGCGACAACGCCCCCGTCGTCAAGGTCTCCGGCCTCAAGGCGCTCGAGGGCGACGAGAAGTGGGTCGAGCAGATCGTCAAGCTCATGGACGCGGTCGACGACTCCATCCCGGAGCCCGTCCGCGACAAGGACAAGCCGTTCCTCATGCCCGTCGAGGACGTCTTCACGATCACCGGTCGTGGGACCGTCGTCACGGGTCGCGCCGAGCGCGGCACCCTCGCCATCAATTCGGACGTCGAGATCGTGGGCATCCGTCCCACCGTCAAGACCACCGTCACGGGCATCGAGATGTTCCACAAGCAGCTCGACGAGGCCTGGGCCGGCGAGAACTGCGGGCTCCTGCTCCGTGGCACCAAGCGCGAGGACGTCGAGCGCGGCCAGGTCATCGTCAAGCCGGGTTCGGTCACGCCGCACACGGACTTCGAGGGCACCGCGTACATCCTCTCCAAGGAGGAGGGCGGGCGTCACAACCCGTTCTACGCGAACTACCGTCCGCAGTTCTACTTCCGCACCACCGACGTCACCGGCGTCATCACGCTGCCCGAGGGCACCGAGATGGTCATGCCCGGCGACACCACCGACATGAACGTCGCGCTGATCCAGCCGATCGCCATGGAGGAGGGCCTCGGCTTCGCCATCCGCGAGGGTGGCCGCACCGTCGGCGCCGGCACGGTCACGAAGATCGTCAAGTAG
- the rplE gene encoding 50S ribosomal protein L5 — MTDTATAGTAEGTTLPRLKQKYRTEIVSQLTADLGFTNVHQVPGLTKIVVNMGVGDAARDGKIIDGAVADLTKITGQKPQVTKARKSIAQFKLREGQAIGTHVTLRGDRMWEFLDRLLSLSLPRIRDFRGLSPKQFDGNGNYTFGLNEQSMFHEIDQDRIDRVRGMDITVVTTARTDDEGRALLKALGFPFQTPENTP, encoded by the coding sequence ATGACCGACACCGCAACCGCTGGCACGGCCGAGGGCACCACGCTCCCGCGCCTGAAGCAGAAGTACCGCACCGAGATCGTCAGCCAGCTGACCGCTGATCTCGGCTTCACGAACGTGCACCAGGTGCCCGGGCTCACGAAGATCGTCGTGAACATGGGCGTCGGCGACGCGGCTCGCGACGGCAAGATCATCGACGGCGCGGTCGCCGACCTCACCAAGATCACGGGCCAGAAGCCGCAGGTCACGAAGGCCCGCAAGTCGATCGCCCAGTTCAAGCTGCGTGAGGGCCAGGCCATCGGCACCCACGTGACGCTCCGCGGCGACCGCATGTGGGAGTTCCTCGACCGCCTGCTGTCCCTCTCCCTGCCCCGCATCCGCGACTTCCGCGGGCTCAGCCCGAAGCAGTTCGACGGCAACGGCAACTACACGTTCGGCCTCAACGAGCAGTCCATGTTCCACGAGATCGACCAGGACCGCATCGACCGGGTCCGCGGCATGGACATCACGGTCGTCACGACCGCTCGGACGGACGACGAGGGACGCGCGCTGCTCAAGGCGCTCGGCTTCCCGTTCCAGACGCCCGAGAACACGCCGTAA
- the rplX gene encoding 50S ribosomal protein L24 codes for MANIKKGDLVQVITGRTQAKGGDRGKQGRVLSVLVERNRVVVEGVNFVTKHVRVGQTQRGSKTGGIETVEAPIHISNVALVDPESKKPTRVGFRTEQVEKDGVSKTVRVRYAKKSGKDL; via the coding sequence ATGGCGAACATCAAGAAGGGTGACCTCGTGCAGGTCATCACGGGTCGCACGCAGGCCAAGGGCGGCGACCGGGGCAAGCAGGGCCGCGTCCTGTCCGTCCTGGTCGAGCGCAACCGCGTCGTCGTCGAGGGCGTGAACTTCGTCACGAAGCACGTCCGCGTCGGCCAGACGCAGCGCGGCTCCAAGACCGGCGGCATCGAGACCGTCGAGGCGCCCATCCACATCTCCAACGTCGCGCTCGTCGACCCCGAGTCCAAGAAGCCCACGCGAGTCGGCTTCCGGACCGAGCAGGTCGAGAAGGACGGGGTCTCCAAGACCGTCCGCGTCCGCTACGCCAAGAAGTCAGGTAAGGACCTCTAG
- the rplN gene encoding 50S ribosomal protein L14 has protein sequence MIQQESRLKIADNTGAKEILTIRVLGGSGRRYAGLGDVIVATVKDAIPGGNVKKGEVVKAVIVRTKKETRRPDGSYIKFDENAAVILNSNGEPRGTRIFGPVGRELRDKKFMKIISLAPEVI, from the coding sequence GTGATTCAGCAGGAATCCCGCCTCAAGATCGCGGACAACACGGGTGCCAAGGAGATCTTGACCATCCGCGTGCTCGGTGGCTCGGGTCGTCGCTACGCCGGTCTCGGTGACGTCATCGTCGCGACCGTCAAGGACGCGATCCCCGGCGGAAACGTCAAGAAGGGCGAGGTCGTCAAGGCGGTCATCGTCCGCACCAAGAAGGAGACGCGCCGTCCCGACGGCTCGTACATCAAGTTCGACGAGAACGCCGCCGTCATCCTGAACAGCAACGGGGAGCCCCGCGGCACCCGCATCTTCGGACCGGTGGGCCGCGAGCTCCGGGACAAGAAGTTCATGAAGATCATCTCGCTGGCACCGGAGGTCATTTAG
- the rplD gene encoding 50S ribosomal protein L4 has protein sequence MATDTQLDVLDATGAVTGSVDLPASLFDVQTNVPLIHQVVVAQLAAARQGTHKTKGRGEVSGAGRKPFKQKGTGRARQGSIRAPQMTGGGIVHGPTPRNYSQRTPKKMIAAALLGALSDRARGARLHVIESLSAGDVPSTKTVVALLEGIATSKHVLIVLERTDEVSLRSVRNIPTVHVLSYDQLNAYDVLVSDDIVFTKGAYDAFVESKTAKEEVAA, from the coding sequence ATGGCTACCGACACCCAGCTCGACGTCCTCGACGCGACCGGTGCAGTCACCGGCTCCGTCGACCTGCCCGCGTCGCTCTTCGACGTGCAGACCAACGTCCCGCTCATCCACCAGGTCGTCGTCGCCCAGCTCGCCGCGGCGCGCCAGGGAACGCACAAGACCAAGGGCCGCGGCGAGGTCTCCGGCGCCGGCCGCAAGCCGTTCAAGCAGAAGGGGACCGGTCGCGCTCGTCAGGGCTCGATCCGCGCCCCCCAGATGACCGGCGGTGGCATCGTCCACGGACCCACGCCCCGCAACTACTCGCAGCGCACCCCCAAGAAGATGATCGCCGCGGCTCTGCTCGGCGCCCTCTCCGACCGCGCGCGCGGCGCCCGCCTCCACGTCATCGAGAGCCTCTCCGCCGGAGACGTCCCCTCGACGAAGACCGTGGTCGCGCTGCTCGAGGGCATCGCCACGAGCAAGCACGTCCTCATCGTCCTGGAGCGCACCGACGAGGTCAGCCTCCGCAGCGTGCGCAACATCCCGACGGTCCACGTGCTGTCCTACGACCAGCTCAACGCGTACGACGTGCTCGTGAGCGACGACATCGTCTTCACGAAGGGCGCGTACGACGCGTTCGTCGAGTCGAAGACGGCCAAGGAAGAGGTTGCCGCATGA
- a CDS encoding DNA topoisomerase IB, protein MVRLRRSDATGKGYTRKRAGKGWTYLDADGNRVTDRALRARMEHLGIPPAWTDVWIAPYENGHVQATGMDSAGRRQYIYHPTWREQKDRIKFDRSLQLAESLPSARRQVTIHLRQDGFTRERALAAGFRMLDTGSLRVGSERYTESNGSHGLSTLLCSHVTVHEDTVHLEFPAKSGQEWSSDIRDHDLVQVVGGLQERGPNARLLAYEVDGEWHPLGAADINDYVRERTGGEFTAKDFRTLHGTVAAAISLAKHGPEATKGKRQRALAQAYRDAAEVLSNTPTIAKNSYVDPRLVDEYVHGRTIDPQRLASGETELRNLLFR, encoded by the coding sequence ATGGTCAGACTCCGGCGCAGCGACGCCACCGGCAAGGGCTACACCCGCAAGAGGGCCGGGAAGGGCTGGACCTACCTCGACGCCGACGGGAACCGGGTCACGGACAGGGCGCTGCGCGCCCGCATGGAGCACCTCGGGATCCCGCCGGCGTGGACCGACGTCTGGATCGCGCCGTACGAGAACGGGCACGTGCAGGCGACGGGCATGGACAGCGCCGGGCGCCGCCAGTACATCTACCACCCGACCTGGCGCGAGCAGAAGGACCGGATCAAGTTCGACCGGTCGCTGCAGCTCGCCGAGTCGCTGCCGTCCGCGCGCCGCCAGGTCACCATCCACCTCCGGCAGGACGGCTTCACGCGCGAGCGCGCGCTGGCCGCCGGGTTCCGCATGCTCGACACGGGCAGCCTCCGCGTCGGCAGCGAGCGGTACACCGAGTCGAACGGCAGCCACGGGCTGTCGACGCTGCTGTGCTCCCACGTCACCGTGCACGAGGACACCGTGCACCTCGAGTTCCCCGCGAAGAGCGGGCAGGAGTGGTCGAGCGACATCCGCGACCACGACCTGGTGCAGGTCGTGGGCGGGCTTCAGGAGCGGGGCCCGAACGCCCGGCTGCTGGCCTACGAGGTCGACGGCGAGTGGCACCCGCTCGGTGCGGCCGACATCAACGACTACGTGCGGGAGCGGACGGGCGGCGAGTTCACCGCGAAGGACTTCCGCACCCTGCACGGCACGGTCGCCGCGGCGATCAGCCTGGCGAAGCACGGACCCGAGGCGACCAAGGGCAAGCGGCAGCGGGCGCTCGCGCAAGCGTACCGCGACGCCGCCGAGGTGCTCAGCAACACCCCGACCATCGCGAAGAACAGCTATGTGGACCCGCGGCTCGTCGACGAGTACGTCCACGGCCGCACGATCGATCCGCAGCGCCTCGCGTCGGGGGAGACGGAGCTGCGGAACCTGCTGTTCCGGTGA
- the rplR gene encoding 50S ribosomal protein L18 produces MALGVRGKSKSAARGRRHARLRKKVEGTELRPRLVVTRSARHVFVQVVDDSRGHTVASASTLEADMRAFDGDKTAKSRKVGELVAERAKAAGVESVVFDRGGNRYAGRVAAIAEGAREGGLSL; encoded by the coding sequence ATGGCTCTCGGAGTTAGAGGAAAAAGCAAGTCCGCCGCCCGCGGCCGCAGGCACGCACGCCTGCGCAAGAAGGTCGAGGGCACCGAGCTGCGTCCGCGCCTGGTCGTCACCCGTTCGGCCCGCCACGTCTTCGTGCAGGTCGTCGATGACAGCCGTGGTCACACCGTCGCGTCCGCGTCGACCCTCGAGGCCGACATGCGCGCGTTCGACGGCGACAAGACCGCCAAGTCGCGCAAGGTCGGCGAGCTCGTCGCCGAGCGCGCCAAGGCGGCCGGCGTGGAGAGCGTCGTATTCGATCGTGGTGGCAACCGCTACGCAGGACGCGTCGCGGCCATCGCCGAAGGAGCTCGAGAGGGTGGTCTGAGCCTGTGA
- the rplF gene encoding 50S ribosomal protein L6, with protein sequence MSRIGRLPIDVPAGVDVAVDGQLVTVKGPKGELSLTVAQPIRAEVQDGQVLVTRPDDERESRSLHGLTRSLIANNIVGVTTGYTKGLEIVGTGYRVALKDKGVEFALGFSHPVYVEAPAGISFTVEGVNKMTVVGIDKQLVGETAANIRKIRKPEPYKGKGVRYAGENVRRKAGKSGK encoded by the coding sequence ATGTCACGTATCGGAAGACTCCCCATCGACGTCCCCGCAGGGGTCGACGTCGCCGTGGACGGCCAGCTCGTCACGGTGAAGGGCCCGAAGGGCGAGCTCAGCCTCACCGTCGCGCAGCCCATCCGCGCCGAGGTCCAGGACGGGCAGGTGCTCGTCACCCGCCCGGACGACGAGCGCGAGTCGCGTTCGCTCCACGGCCTGACGCGCAGCCTCATCGCGAACAACATCGTCGGCGTCACCACCGGCTACACCAAGGGACTCGAGATCGTCGGCACGGGTTACCGCGTCGCGCTCAAGGACAAGGGCGTCGAGTTCGCGCTCGGCTTCTCCCACCCGGTGTACGTCGAGGCGCCCGCGGGCATCAGCTTCACCGTCGAGGGCGTCAACAAGATGACCGTCGTCGGCATCGACAAGCAGCTCGTCGGCGAGACGGCCGCCAACATCCGCAAGATTCGCAAGCCCGAGCCCTACAAGGGCAAGGGCGTCCGCTACGCCGGCGAGAACGTTCGCCGCAAGGCCGGAAAGAGTGGTAAGTGA
- the rpsJ gene encoding 30S ribosomal protein S10: protein MAGQKIRIRLKSYDHSVIDSSARKIVDTVTRAGATVVGPVPLPTEKNVICVIRSPHKYKDSREHFEMRTHKRLIDIVDPTPKAVDSLMRLDLPADVNIEIKL from the coding sequence ATGGCGGGACAGAAGATCCGCATCCGACTTAAGTCGTACGACCACTCGGTCATCGACTCCTCGGCCCGGAAGATCGTCGACACGGTGACCCGCGCGGGCGCCACGGTCGTCGGCCCGGTGCCGCTGCCCACGGAGAAGAACGTGATCTGCGTGATCCGTTCCCCCCACAAGTACAAGGACAGCCGCGAGCACTTCGAGATGCGCACGCACAAGCGTCTGATCGACATCGTCGACCCGACGCCGAAGGCGGTCGACTCGCTCATGCGACTCGACCTCCCGGCCGACGTCAACATCGAGATCAAGCTCTAA
- the rplV gene encoding 50S ribosomal protein L22 has product MVESIARVRHIRVTPQKARRVVDMIRGKQAEEALAILKFAPQGASEPIYKLVASAMANARVKADASNSFLAEQDLYIAKAFVDEGTTLKRFQPRAQGRAFRINKRTSHITVVLATPDEVDVATTTKKASK; this is encoded by the coding sequence ATGGTGGAGTCGATCGCACGCGTGCGTCACATCCGCGTCACCCCCCAGAAGGCCCGTCGCGTCGTGGACATGATCCGTGGCAAGCAGGCCGAGGAGGCCCTGGCCATCCTGAAGTTCGCGCCGCAGGGCGCGAGCGAGCCGATCTACAAGCTGGTGGCCTCGGCCATGGCGAACGCGCGGGTCAAGGCCGACGCGTCCAACAGCTTCCTCGCGGAGCAGGACCTCTACATCGCCAAGGCGTTCGTGGACGAGGGCACCACCCTCAAGCGGTTCCAGCCCCGCGCACAGGGTCGCGCATTCCGTATCAACAAGCGCACCAGCCACATCACGGTCGTCCTCGCGACGCCGGATGAGGTGGACGTGGCGACGACCACGAAGAAGGCGAGCAAGTAA
- the rplB gene encoding 50S ribosomal protein L2 translates to MAIRKYKPTTPGRRGSSVADFAEITRSTPEKSLLRPLPKHGGRNNAGRITTRHIGGGHKRQYRVIDFKRNDKDGVLATVAHIEYDPNRTARIALLHFIDGSKRYIIAPNKLKQGDKVESGPQADIKPGNNLPLRNIPTGTVIHAIELRPGGGAKMGRSAGASVRLVAKDGPYAQLRLPSGEIRNVDARCRATIGEVGNAEQSNINWGKAGRMRWKGVRPTVRGVAMNPVDHPHGGGEGKTSGGRHPVSPWGQKEGRTRHINKPSDKLIVRRRNAGKKRK, encoded by the coding sequence ATGGCCATTCGCAAGTACAAGCCCACGACCCCGGGTCGTCGCGGTTCGTCCGTCGCCGACTTCGCGGAGATCACGCGTTCGACGCCCGAGAAGTCGCTGCTGCGCCCCCTTCCCAAGCACGGTGGTCGCAACAACGCCGGTCGCATCACCACCCGCCACATCGGCGGTGGGCACAAGCGCCAGTACCGCGTCATCGACTTCAAGCGCAACGACAAGGACGGCGTCCTCGCCACCGTCGCGCACATCGAGTACGACCCCAACCGCACGGCGCGCATCGCGCTCCTGCACTTCATCGACGGCTCGAAGCGCTACATCATCGCGCCGAACAAGCTGAAGCAGGGCGACAAGGTCGAGTCGGGCCCGCAGGCCGACATCAAGCCGGGCAACAACCTGCCGCTGCGCAACATCCCCACCGGTACCGTCATCCACGCCATCGAGCTCCGCCCCGGCGGCGGCGCGAAGATGGGCCGCTCCGCCGGCGCATCCGTGCGCCTCGTGGCGAAGGACGGCCCCTACGCCCAGCTGCGCCTGCCCTCCGGCGAGATCCGCAACGTCGATGCGCGCTGCCGCGCGACCATCGGCGAGGTCGGCAACGCCGAGCAGTCGAACATCAACTGGGGCAAGGCCGGCCGCATGCGCTGGAAGGGCGTCCGCCCGACCGTCCGCGGTGTCGCGATGAACCCGGTCGACCACCCGCACGGTGGTGGTGAGGGCAAGACCTCCGGTGGTCGCCACCCGGTCAGCCCGTGGGGCCAGAAGGAAGGCCGCACGCGCCACATCAACAAGCCCAGCGACAAGCTCATCGTTCGCCGCCGCAACGCCGGCAAGAAGCGCAAGTAG
- the rplW gene encoding 50S ribosomal protein L23 has translation MSATQKDPRDIIIAPVVSEKSYGLIDQGKYTFIVDPRSNKTEIKLAIEKIFGVQVASVNTLNKQGKTRRTKFGMGKRKDTKRAIVSLKSGSIDIFTTVG, from the coding sequence ATGAGCGCCACCCAGAAGGATCCCCGCGACATCATCATCGCGCCGGTCGTCTCCGAGAAGAGCTACGGCCTGATCGACCAGGGCAAGTACACGTTCATCGTGGACCCCCGCTCGAACAAGACCGAGATCAAGCTCGCCATCGAGAAGATCTTCGGCGTGCAGGTCGCGTCGGTCAACACGCTCAACAAGCAGGGCAAGACCCGCCGGACCAAGTTCGGGATGGGCAAGCGCAAGGACACCAAGCGCGCCATCGTCTCCCTCAAGTCGGGCTCCATCGACATCTTCACGACTGTCGGCTGA
- the rplC gene encoding 50S ribosomal protein L3: MSTANRTFTGLLGTKLGMTQVWDENNKLIPVTVVQITPNVVTQVRTPEVDGYGAIQIAYGQIDPRKADKPSTGHFEKAGVTPRRHLTEVRTADFAEYTLGQEITVGAFEPGSKVDVVGTSKGKGFAGVMKRHNFKGVSASHGSHRNHRKPGSIGASSTPSRVFKGMRMAGRMGGERVTVLNLVVHSVDAEKGLLLVKGAVPGARGRIVFVRNAVKGK, from the coding sequence ATGTCTACCGCTAACAGGACTTTCACCGGTCTGCTCGGCACGAAGCTGGGCATGACGCAGGTGTGGGACGAGAACAACAAGCTCATCCCCGTGACCGTCGTGCAGATCACCCCGAACGTCGTCACCCAGGTGCGCACGCCCGAGGTCGACGGCTACGGCGCCATCCAGATCGCCTACGGCCAGATCGACCCCCGCAAGGCCGACAAGCCGAGCACCGGCCACTTCGAGAAGGCCGGCGTCACGCCGCGCCGCCACCTCACCGAGGTCCGCACGGCCGACTTCGCCGAGTACACGCTCGGCCAGGAGATCACCGTCGGCGCGTTCGAGCCCGGCTCCAAGGTCGACGTCGTCGGCACCAGCAAGGGCAAGGGCTTCGCCGGCGTCATGAAGCGCCACAACTTCAAGGGCGTCTCGGCCTCGCACGGTTCGCACCGCAACCACCGCAAGCCCGGTTCCATCGGCGCCTCCTCGACCCCCAGCCGTGTCTTCAAGGGCATGCGCATGGCCGGTCGCATGGGCGGCGAGCGCGTCACCGTGCTGAACCTCGTCGTCCATAGCGTGGACGCCGAGAAGGGCCTCCTGCTCGTCAAGGGCGCAGTGCCCGGCGCGCGTGGCCGCATCGTCTTCGTCCGCAACGCAGTGAAGGGGAAGTAG
- the rpsC gene encoding 30S ribosomal protein S3 — protein MGQKVNPYGFRLGITTDHVSRWFSDSTKKGQRYSDYVAEDVRIRTMLKTSLDRAGVARIEIERTRDRVRVDIYTARPGIVIGRRGVEAERIRADLEKLTGKQIQLNILEVKNPEAEAQLVAQGIAEQLAGRVAFRRAMRKGLQGAQRAGAKGVRIQVSGRLGGAEMSRSEFYREGRVPLHTLRANIDYGFYEARTSFGRIGVKVWVYKGDITNKDLAREQANQKSSRPERRNDRSDGRTGDRRTNAPRTAPAAEAAPVAAAGVEA, from the coding sequence ATGGGACAGAAGGTCAACCCGTACGGGTTCCGTCTCGGGATCACGACCGACCACGTGTCGCGTTGGTTCTCGGACAGCACGAAGAAGGGGCAGCGTTACAGCGACTACGTCGCCGAGGACGTGCGCATCCGCACCATGCTCAAGACGAGCCTCGACCGCGCCGGTGTGGCGCGCATCGAGATCGAGCGCACCCGTGACCGTGTCCGCGTGGACATCTACACGGCGCGTCCCGGCATCGTCATCGGCCGCCGCGGCGTCGAGGCCGAGCGCATCCGCGCCGACCTCGAGAAGCTCACGGGCAAGCAGATCCAGCTGAACATCCTCGAGGTGAAGAACCCCGAGGCCGAGGCGCAGCTGGTCGCCCAGGGCATCGCCGAGCAGCTCGCGGGTCGTGTGGCGTTCCGCCGCGCGATGCGCAAGGGCCTGCAGGGCGCCCAGCGCGCCGGCGCCAAGGGCGTCCGCATCCAGGTCTCCGGCCGCCTCGGCGGTGCCGAGATGAGCCGCTCGGAGTTCTACCGCGAGGGCCGCGTGCCGCTGCACACCCTCCGCGCGAACATCGACTACGGCTTCTACGAGGCCCGCACCTCCTTCGGCCGCATCGGCGTGAAGGTCTGGGTCTACAAGGGCGACATCACGAACAAGGATCTCGCTCGGGAGCAGGCGAACCAGAAGTCGTCGCGCCCGGAGCGTCGTAACGACCGTTCCGACGGTCGAACCGGAGATCGCCGCACCAACGCGCCGCGCACCGCGCCGGCCGCCGAGGCAGCGCCGGTCGCCGCAGCAGGAGTTGAGGCGTAA
- the rpsS gene encoding 30S ribosomal protein S19, with protein sequence MPRSLKKGPFVDDHLLRKVISANEASSKNVIKTWSRRSMIIPAMLGHTIAVHDGRKHVPVFVTESMVGHKLGEFALTRTFRGHVKDDKKGRRR encoded by the coding sequence ATGCCACGCAGTCTGAAGAAGGGCCCCTTCGTCGACGACCACCTGCTCCGCAAGGTGATCTCGGCGAACGAGGCCAGCAGCAAGAACGTGATCAAGACCTGGTCGCGCCGCTCGATGATCATCCCGGCGATGCTGGGTCACACCATCGCGGTGCACGACGGTCGCAAGCACGTCCCCGTGTTCGTCACGGAGTCCATGGTCGGCCACAAGCTCGGCGAGTTCGCGCTCACGCGCACCTTCCGCGGCCACGTGAAGGACGACAAGAAGGGTCGTCGCCGCTAA